A window of Candidatus Methylacidiphilales bacterium genomic DNA:
CGAACCCGCACTGGCCCTGGAACCGGTCTACCTCCACGAGACAGTAGTGGCCTCCGCTTGAGTGACCCAGCTCCGGAGTTGCTTCGCGCAAGGAATGCTTCATGTTGGAACGCTTGAAATCGGACCTGCCCCACCGCTCATGGTGTGAAATCGACCGTTCGGCACTGCGGCACAACCTGCGCGCCCTGGCCGCGATCACCTCGGCACCGGAAATGATGCCCATGGTGAAAGCCGATGCCTACGGACACGGCATGATTGAGTCGGCCAGGGTTTTCGCGGACTCCGGGGCTTCATGGATCGGCTGCGCCAACGTGCACGAGGGCATGGCCCTTCGGGCGGCGGGCATCCCGCTGCCGGTGCTCCTCCTGAGCGGTTTTCTGCCCGCGGAAGTGCCGGCCATGATCGAGCACCGCCTGACCCTGACACTGTCCTCCGTGGAGGAAGCCCGCCAGGTCGCGGCCTTGGCCGCCAAACGCAAAACCCCGCTCCAGGTCCAGGTCAAAATCGACACCGGCATGGGTCGCCTGGGGGTGCCGCTCGGGCAAGCCGCCACACTCGTCCGCAAGGTTTGGGAGGACCCGAACCTCGTTCTGACCGGAGTTTATTCCCACTACGCCTGTTCGGATTCCGACCCCGCCTTCACCCGCGACCAATGGAACAAGTTCCAGACCATCCCTTCGCCGGCGGGAATCCCCCGGCACATCTGCAACAGCGCCGGACTGCTGGCACTTCCGGCTTCGGCCGGCGACCTCGTCCGCCCCGGCGTGGCCGTCTACGGCATCAGTCCCCTGGCCCGATTCCAGTCCCTGCTCCGACCAGCCATGTCTTGGAAATCGCGGATTGTCGGCGTGCGTACCGTGCCCCGTGGCACCCCCTTGAGCTACGGGGCCACATACCGCACACCGCGAGCCATGCGCATCGGTCTGGCCTCGGTGGGATACGGCGACGGCCTATTCCGCGCGCTTTCCAACAAGGGTGAGGTGCTGGTGCGGGGGAAACGCTGCCGGATCGTCGGCCGAGTCACGATGGACCAGATCCTGCTTGATCTGGGGCGTGTGCCCCGGGCTGCCAAAGGTGACGAAGTGGTCCTCCTGGGTCGGCAGGGAGCGGAGGAAATCTCGGCGACAGAGATGGCGCGCAAGGCCGGTACCATCTGTTACGAAGTCTGGTGCCACATCACGGACCGTGTTACAAAGATCTACCGGTAGGTTTGCTTGATGAAAAACCCCTTCTTTCGTTGGTTGGTGCTGATGTTGGCCGTCTGGGTGGCGGATTTCTTCTTCGCCGGCATCCGCCATGATTCCTGGCAGAGCCTGGCCGTGGCCGCGCTGGTCCTGGCCCTGCTCAACACCCTGCTCAAACCGGTCCTGGCCCTGCTTTCCCTTCCCTTCATCATTGTC
This region includes:
- the alr gene encoding alanine racemase, translating into MLERLKSDLPHRSWCEIDRSALRHNLRALAAITSAPEMMPMVKADAYGHGMIESARVFADSGASWIGCANVHEGMALRAAGIPLPVLLLSGFLPAEVPAMIEHRLTLTLSSVEEARQVAALAAKRKTPLQVQVKIDTGMGRLGVPLGQAATLVRKVWEDPNLVLTGVYSHYACSDSDPAFTRDQWNKFQTIPSPAGIPRHICNSAGLLALPASAGDLVRPGVAVYGISPLARFQSLLRPAMSWKSRIVGVRTVPRGTPLSYGATYRTPRAMRIGLASVGYGDGLFRALSNKGEVLVRGKRCRIVGRVTMDQILLDLGRVPRAAKGDEVVLLGRQGAEEISATEMARKAGTICYEVWCHITDRVTKIYR